From a region of the Poecile atricapillus isolate bPoeAtr1 chromosome 16, bPoeAtr1.hap1, whole genome shotgun sequence genome:
- the LOC131585212 gene encoding thyroid adenoma-associated protein homolog isoform X6, with the protein MGAEREARACAAFYGTRDLAPTVLSCLRCLRHFAGSTAKRCREKHLEEALQLTRVLSEGLQALGEAEARPLLRCVLAFQMEATSSSSSFQKLEQMVTQLAVGKEGLLAQEVNTLLAGLALQGEVLSPGDLQSVSMFLEESSLGRQHWRQNLASLLQCLATTLHWVLQGQPTPGSTWGYLVIKACLQVFQALPKDVAPLVWSTTGKSETLQSLLGLLLEVVWGKALNKDTRLLAGTALSMLVNTAPQPQYGASAVLTLFQLPSQAGTGELKFGELVVEVPPVLEPDGLEKLVLTRGLLTCCKMDILSCQLEGFPHKACLLLDMVFPAVCALIREQKDCHYYCFQACALWLQRLREGLAALWHLTGTHILAQDTKLLQEVSQLLWNNAETPVEGVSEFIHSSFRLLLEIYHLECQHFQDQERPLYQQMLQRVVSMPWQIKARYVPLCTIVPYMGSQQVLDAYPDLPQHLLSCLSTNHLCPAAAEVYKVLVQQQCSEWRGGQQGTEVALAEQWAQRWLPLLSQALCSPLPILQSNTANHLLTWTLRQLPATQALLAAQFGGQDTMSLRAWVSLLKAQKSVAGALPLGDEALERLSHCLGTHEEGVRLAALGLLCCSPNTNQPLSGTEMQLLQEFLPLNLNCDSSSFRQLLQAAVRKALVRLRDSSLAQLRGKAPRRSGLAGGAEQLTQAVGFVEWLLQLSIASLSPGSNYQRKKTALLLLAAVLETCTDTWSPDRKKGQPPRTMATLLSYARQSGCWDFFSQPNLLALLSCLQDSTNEIRDLASELLVRYFPATFPEPIALALFQLAQDTLGSPRVQEAEAGAVLMKTILQKSDSGTMKSLSLQAEAALTVPSRGLCFAQHLLHVLQAQYKVACQDLLRAAATTPMHGAIAALRRCLLQVPEVAVSMQAAELVQSWQELLTCLVTTVRDITSLLLGALQSQQGPGADEQAAAPSFAEMGNAIGSLIMLGKGRGREEEEGDSVLLSEEHNLILTCCWVSVKEIGLLLGGLAELLLSPALSAAELGPLLPLPTLQMATRVFQEILLRCRHWGAVEGCSMGFTKFCAALLNYPDPELQAIPRAVLEQGLEALSGPRSSSITRRAAGFPMLFLCIVSGEAPVQARPLLTHCIQTLLTLATTALPQDWDQTLDLPQVCALHVLQTLVRGAGLGGAVLCHATPMMALALQGLGSPCWAMRNAAIQLFSALTTRLLGQPWSHRDGCPSEGLSLHAFLGQHPKLGAVLLGELKVATAPTSGGPLLHPALHAILTLLAQLQPGADSPSSPSAPFLEPLLGLAESPIYAVRAMAAKALVPVVPPPQRCRLLLQLAQQLPAAPGQIRSHNAVHGHLLQMRALLASATGTGRLSVEALHPVALQLEARGWLLSPAQRCPLVRATFLQVLTLLPTSFSPGFAQYIHDTISTKLGSLAQGGESGCAEPQVGSAVLHQTMAHFMCSEAARLADSERIAAVCSLLQQPNPDIQLAILSWVIAGEGGTCKEVENALGLTLLRSFGMVPGSFQ; encoded by the exons ATGGGCGCCGAACGGGAGGCGAGGGCCTGCGCCGCCTTCTACGGCACACGGGACCTCGCCCCCACAGTGCTCTCCTGCCTGCGCTGCCTGCGGCACTTCGCGGG GAGTACTGCCAAGAGATGTAGAGAGAAGCACCTGGAGGAGGCTCTCCAGCTGACACGGGTGCTGAGCGAGGGTCTGCAGGCACTGGGTGAGGCAGAGGCACGGCCCCTGCTCCGCTGTGTCCTGGCTTTCCAGATGGAGGcaaccagcagctccagctccttccagaaACTGGAACAG ATGGTGACCCAACTGGCAGTGGGGAAGGAAGGCCTGTTGGCCCAGGAGGTGAACACGCTGCTGGCTGGCCTGGCACTGCAGGGAGAG GTGCTCTCTCCTGGAGACCTTCAGTCAG TGTCCATGTTCTTGGaggagagcagcctgggccGGCAGCACTGGCGGCAGAACCTGGCCTCgctgctgcagtgcctggcCACCACCCTgcactgggtgctgcagggccAGCCCACACCTGGCAGCACGTGGGGCTACCTGGTCATCAAG gccTGCCTCCAGGTCTTCCAGGCACTGCCAAAGGACGTGGCCCCCCTGGTGTGGAGCACAACAGGAAAGAGTGAGACCCTGCAGAGCCTCTTGGGACTGCTGCTGGAGGTGGTTTGGGGGAAG GCCCTGAACAAGGACACGAGGCTGCTggcaggcacagccctgagcatGTTGGTGAACAcggctccccagccccagtATGGGGCCAGTGCTGTGCTGACCCTGTTCCAGCTCCCCAGCCAAG CAGGCACTGGGGAGCTGAAGTTTGGGGAGCTGGTGGTGGAAGTGCCCCCTGTCCTGGAACCAGATGGGCTGGAGAAGCTGGTGCTCACCAGAGGTTTGCTGACGTGCTGCAAGATGGACATCCTCAGCTGCCAACTGGAGGGCTTCCCCCACAAG GCCTGCCTGCTGCTGGACATGGTCTTTCCTGCTGTGTGTGCCCTGATCAGGGAGCAGAAGGACTGCCACTACTACTGCTTCCAAG CCTGTGCACTGTGGCTGCAGCGCCTGCGGGAGGGCCTGGCTGCTCTCTGGCACCTGACAGGGACCCACATCCTGGCCCAGGACACCAAGCTCCTCCAGGAGGTCAGCCAGCTGCTGTGGAACAACGCAGAGACCCCG GTGGAGGGTGTGTCTGAGTTCATCCACAGCTCCTTCCGATTGCTCCTGGAGATCTACCACCTGGAGTGCCAGCACTTCCAGGACCAGGAGAGACCCCTCTACCAACAGATGCTGCAGAGGGTGGTCTCAATGCCATGGCAGATCAAAGCAAGATATGTGCCCCTGTGTACCATCGTCCCCTACATGGGCAGCCAGCAG GTGCTGGATGCCTACCCAGACCTGCCACAGCATCTCCTGAGCTGCCTCTCCACCAACCACCTGTGTCCCGCTGCTGCCGAGGTCTACAAGGTCCtggtgcagcagcagtgcagtgaGTGGCggggtgggcagcagggcacagAGGTGGCCCTGGCAGAGCAGTGGGCACAGCGCTGGcttcccctgctctcccaggccctctgctctcccctgcCCATCCTGCAGAGCAACACTGCCAACCACCTCCTTACCTGGACCCTGCGGCAGCTCCCGGCCACCCAGGCGCTGCTGGCGGCCCAGTTTGGTGGCCAGGACACGATGTCACTCCGGGCTTGGGTGTCACTGCTGaaggcacagaagagtgtggcaggGGCCCTGCCGCTGGGGGATGAGGCGCTGGAGCGGCTCTCCCACTGCCTGGGCACCCACGAGGAGGGCGTCCGGCTGGCAGCGCTGggtctgctctgctgcagccccaacACCAACCAGCCCCTCTCAGGCACCGagatgcagctgctgcaggagttTTTGCCCCTCAACCTCAACTGCGACTCCTCCTCGTtccggcagctgctgcaggcagcgGTGAGGAAGGCGCTGGTCCGGCTGCGGGACAGCTCGCTGGCCCAGCTGCGGGGGAAGGCACCGCGACGCTCCGGGCtggctgggggagctgagcAGCTCACCCAGGCAGTAG GCTTTGTGGaatggctgctgcagctcagcatcGCCTCACTCAGCCCAGGCTCCAACTACCAGAGGAAGAAgacagctctgctccttctgGCAGCTGTTTTGGAGACCTGCACAGACACCTGGAGCCCTGACAGGAAGAAAGGCCAGCCCCCAC GGACCATGGCCACACTGCTGAGCTATGCCAGGCAGAGCGGCTGCTGGGACTTCTTCTCCCAGCCCAATTTGTTGGcactgctgagctgcctgcaggaCAGCACTAACGAG ATCAGAGACTTGGCCTCGGAGCTGCTTGTCCGCTACTTCCCTGCCACATTCCCCGAGCCTATTGCCCTGGCCCTCTTCCAGTTGGCCCAGGACACCCTGGGGAGCCCCCGAGTGCAGGAGGctgaagctggagctgtgctgatgAAGACCATCCTGCAGAA GTCAGACAGTGGCACAATGAAgagcctgtccctgcaggctgaGGCAGCCCTGACAGTGCCCAGCCGAGGGCTGTGCTTCGCCCAGCACCTTCTCCACGTGCTGCAAGCCCAGTACAAGGTGGCATGCCAGGACCTGCTGCGGGCAGCAGCCACCACACCAATGCACG GAGCCATCGCAGCCCTGCGCAGGTgcctgctccaggtgccagaggtGGCCGTCTCCATGCAGGCAGCAGAGTtggtgcagagctggcaggagctcCTCACCTGCCTCGTGACCACAGTGAGAGACATtacctccctgctcctgggtgCTCTCCAGAGCCAGCAAGGCCCCGGTGCTGATGAACAAG ctgctgccccatCATTTGCAGAGATGGGGAATGCCATTGGCTCCCTCATCATGCTGGGGAAGGGCCGGGGGcgagaggaagaggagggtgaCTCAGTCCTGCTGTCAGAGGAGCACAACCTGATCCTGACATGCTGCTGGGTGTCAGTGAAG gagattgggctgctcctggggggcctggctgagctgctgctatCCCCAGCACTGTCTGCTGCTGAATTGGGGCCCCTCCTGCCGCTCCCCACCCTGCAGATGGCCACCAGAGTGTTCCAGGAAATCCTACTACGGTGCCGGCACTGG GGAGCAGTGGAGGGCTGCAGCATGGGCTTCACCAaattctgtgctgctctgctgaacTACCCAGATCCGGAGCTGCAGGCCATCCCAcgggctgtgctggagcag GGCTTGGAAGCGCTGAGTGGGCCCCGGAGCAGCTCGATCACGCGTCGTGCTGCTGGCTTCCCCATGCTCTTCCTCTGCATTGTCAGTGGGGAGGCCCCAGTGCAGGCACGGCCACTCCTGACCCACTGCATCCAGACACTGCTGACCTTGGCCACCACAGCACTGCCACAGGACTGGGACCAGACTCTTGACCTCCCACAG GTGTGTGCCCTCCACGTGCTGCAGACGCTGGTCcgtggagcagggctgggcgggGCAGTGCTGTGCCATGCCACCCCCATGAtggccctggcactgcagggccTGGGCTCACCTTGCTGGGCCATGAGGAATGCAGCCATCCAGCTCTTCA gtgcCCTCACGACCCGGCTGCTGGGACAGCCGTGGAGCCACAGGGATGGCTGCCCATCAGAGGGGCTGAGCCTGCATGCCTTCCTTGGGCAGCACCCAAAGCTGGGCGCTGTGCTGCTCGGAGAGCTCAAGGTGGCCACAGCACCCACATCAGGGGGGCCCCTCCTGCACCCTGCACTCCACGCCATCCTCACCCTCTtggcccagctgcagcctggtgCTGACAGTCCCAGCAG TCCCTCTGCTCCCTTCctggagccactgctggggttgGCAGAGAGCCCCATCTACGCCGTACGAGCGATGGCTGCCAAGGCTCTGGTGCCCGttgtcccccctccccagcgctgcaggctgctcctgcagctggcccagcagctgcctgcagcacccGGACAGATCCGCTCACACAACGCTGTCCACGGGCACCTGCTGCAGATGCGGGCACTGCTGGCCTCTGCCACAGGCACTGGGAG GCTGTCAGTCGAGGCGCTGCACCCCgtggctctgcagctggagGCGCGGGGCTggctgctcagccctgcccagcGCTGCCCCCTCGTCCGCGCCACGTTCCTCCAGGTGCTCACCCTCCTGCCCACGTCCTTCAGCCCTGGCTTTGCCCAGTACATCCATGACACCATCAGCACCAAGCTGGGCAGCCTCGCCCAGGGGGGAGAGTcaggctgtgctgagccacAG GTGGGCTCAGCCGTCCTCCACCAAACCATGGCCCACTTCATGTGCAGCGAGGCAGCCCGGCTGGCGGACAGCGAGCGGATTGCTGCTGTCTGCTCACTTCTCCAGCAGCCCAACCCTGACATCCAGCTTGCCATCCTGAGCTGGGTGattgctggggagggaggaacGTGCAAGGAAGTGGAGAATGCTCTTGGGCTGACATTGCTG AGATCCTTCGGCATGGTCCCAGGAAGCTTCCAGTAA